Part of the Terrisporobacter glycolicus ATCC 14880 = DSM 1288 genome is shown below.
ATAGCAGTACAGCCTACTAGAGGGCTAGATGTTGGAGCAATAGAGTATATACATAATCAGTTAATTGAAGAAAGAGATAGAGGCAAAGCTATCTTACTTGTATCACTTGAACTTGATGAAGTTATGAATTTAAGCGATAGAATATTAGTAATTTATGAAGGAAAAATAGTTGCAGACTTAAAACCAGAAGAAGTAACAGTTCAAGAATTAGGTTTATATATGGCTGGATCTAAAACACAAATTACAAGTGAGGTGAGCGCTCATGAATAAATTAAATAAATTAATACGAAGTGACGGATTTAATAGTGCAATGTCCTCTATATTTGCCATATTAATAGGACTTGCTTTTGGATTTATTGTTTTATTAATAAGTAATCCATCACAAGCAGTAAGGGGATTTGGAATAATTTTAGAAGGCGGATTTAGTACAGGAGCAAAAGGTATCGGTCAAGTTCTTTATTTTGCCACACCATTGATACTAACTGGTCTTTCGGTAGGATTTGCATTTAAAACAGGGTTGTTTAACATAGGTGCTCCAGGACAATTTATAATGGGCGCATTTGCAGCAGTATTTGTAGGGGTTAAGTGCACATTTTTACCAGCACCATTTCACTGGATAGTAGCACTGCTAGCTGCAGCAATTGTTGGAGGGCTTTGGGCATTGATTCCGGGCATATTAAAAGCTTATTATAATGTACATGAAGTTATTTCAACAATTATGATGAATTATATAGGTATGTATTTATGTAATATGTTAGTTAAATTATATATATATGATTCTAACAAATCTATGTCACAAAATTGTTTAGCAAGTGCAGATTTACCAAAGTGGGGATTAGATAAGGTTTTTGTCAATGTTACAGGTACCTACAAAGATATCTCTACAGTAAATGGAGGAATAATCATCGCTATTATTGTAGCTATATTAATTTATGTTATTTTAAATAAGACTATATTTGGATATGAGTTAAAGGCTTGTGGATTTAATTCAAGTGCAAGTAAATATGCAGGAATAAATGAAAAGAGAAATATTATTTTATCTATGGTAATAGCAGGTGCTTTATCAGGACTTGGTGGAGGATTACTTTACTTATCAGGAGCAAATGGTAGACATATTAAAGTTGTAGACGTCTTAGCAGTAGAAGGTTTTAATGGGATACCAGTTGCACTTCTTGCACTTTCAAATCCTATAGGAATAATATTTTCTGCAATATTTATTTCTTACTTAACTTTAGGTGGAAACTACTTGCAAACTCTTAATTTTATGCCGGAAGTAATTGATATAATTATAGCTTGTATTATTTACTTTAGCGCTTTTGCATTATTCTTTAGATCCATATTACCTAAAATACTAAAAAAGAAAGATTCTAAAAAAGAAATAATAGAAGCTACTGAAGGGAGTGAAGAGTAATGGAAATACTATTTTTAATAGTACAACAAACAATGTTCTTTTCCATACCTTTGTTAATAGTTGCACTTGGAGGAGTATTTACCGAGCGAGGTGGAGTTACAAATATAGCCTTAGACGGAATAATGATTATGGGTGCTTTTACAAGCATTTTGTTTATAAATAAAATGCAAGATAAAATGAGTGGCCAATTACTATTAATAATGGCAATACTTATTGCAGTAATAACAGGTATGATATTTTCACTTTTACTTGCATACTCAGCAATAAATATGAAAGCAGACCAAATTATAGGTGGAACGGCTTTAAATATGTTTGCACCAGCTTTTGCTATTTATGCAGCTAGAATGATTCAAACAAATGGAGTTCAACAAATTACATTTGACAATTCTTTTAGAATTCCTTCAGTTCCTATATTGGGAGATATACCTATAATAGGAGATTTGTTCTTTAAGAATTGCTATATAACTACATATATAGGTTTAGCTATTTTAGTAATAGCTATTATAGTATTATATAAAACGAAATTTGGACTTAGACTTAGAGCTTGTGGTGAACATCCCCAAGCAGCTGATTCAGTAGGAATTAGTGTTTATAAAATGCGTTATTCAGGGGTATTGATCTCTGGTGCCCTTGCAGGACTTGGAGGGTTAGTATTTGTAATACCAACTTCTACTAATTTTAATGCTACAGTTTCTGGGTATGGTTTCTTAGCCCTTGCTGTTATGATTTTTGGTCAGTGGAAACCCTTAAGAGTATTATTCGCAGCATTTTTCTTTGGTTTAATGAAAACTGTTGCATCTGCATACTCAGTTATACCTTTGCTTTCAGGTTTAAATATACCTAGTGATGTATATAAAATGATACCTTTTATTGCAACGCTTATAGTTCTAGCATTTACATCAAAATCATCACAAGCTCCAAGAGCTGTTGGAGAGCCTTACGACAAAGGGAGTAGATAGATAAAGAAAAAGTATTGCAAAAAGCAATACTTTTTTCTATCCTTTAATTTTTCGTTGTCTATAATAATAAAATTTTTCTATTAGATTAACAATTTCATACATAGCCCAAGCACAAACTGCAAGTACAAATACACCCATCATTACTACGTCTAGTTTAAATACTTGGCTTCCATAGACAATTAAATAACCTATACCATATCTTGAAACTAAAAATTCACCAACTATGACGCCTACCCAAGCCATACCAATATTAATTTTAGTTAGATTTATTAAATTTCCTATATTACCAGGTAAAATAAGCTTAAATAGAATTTGACTCTTTGTAGCCCCGAAACTTTTTAACATTTTAATTTTTTCTTCGTCCATATTTTTAAAATAATTATATGCAGATAATATAGTAATAACAATAGAAATAGCAACTGCTGTAACTACGATACCTTCAATACCTGCGCCTACCCATACGATTATAATAGGAGCAAGTGCTGTTTTAGGTAGTGCATTAAGAACTACTAAAAATGGGTCTAAAATTTTAGCTAATGTATCTGACCACCATAGCATAATGGCTATAATTATACCTAAGGTACTACCAATAACTAAACCTAGTACTGTTTCATAAACTGATATACCTATATGCTTAATTAATACTCCGCTGGAAACATAAGATATAAATAGATTATAAATATCAGAAGGTTTACTAAATAAAAAAGTACTAATAATATTATTGTTAGCTAATGCTTCCCAAACAATAAAGAAACCTATTAATAAAACAATTTGTATTACAAATATCTTAATTTTTCTCATTTTAACATCTTTTAAATATTTTTCGTATTCAATAGATTTATCATTGAATCTCATTATTATCTAGCTCCTTCCATAATAAGTCAAAATAAGTTTGAAATTTAGGAACTTTACGACACTCAAATGGTGTTCTAGATTCTCCAAGCCCTAAATCTATATCACATTCACTTTTAATACTAGAAGGTCGCTTTGATAGTACTGCTACCTTATCTCCCATAGCTATAGCTTCACTTATATCATGAGTTACTAAAATAGCAGATTTGTTTTCATTTTTTATTATTCTATAAACGTCATCGCTTACAAGTAATCTTGTTTGATAATCTAGTGCAGAAAATGGTTCATCAAGTAAAAGAACATCAGGGTCTACTGATAAAGTACGAATAAGTGCAACCCTTTGTCTCATACCTCCTGATAATTCTTTAGGATACATATTTCTAAAATCCCATAAATCATAAGTTTTTAATAATTTTTCAACTCTGTTGATGGCTTCAGGGTCTTTGTTTTTTTGTATTTCAAGACCGATAGTAATGTTGTCCATAATACTTCGCCATTCTAAGAGATGATCTCTTTGGAACATATAACCAATGGTCCCGTTAATAACAACATTACCACTAGTTGGTTTTAATAGTTTTGTAAGTATATTTAATATTGTTGATTTTCCAGAACCTGACGGTCCTAATAGTGATAAAATCTCTCCTTGTTGAAGAGAGAAGTCAATATTTTGAAGAACTTGAAGTTCTCCTTCTTTTGAATAAAAATTTTTGCAGAGGTCAGTAACTTTGATAATCTCCTCCATTTAAGTCACCCCCATGAAGTTTAAAGACTATATACTATAGTATTAATTGGGGCTAGTATTTGTACCAAAATTTAGAGAATAAATAATCATTTAACTATACACAAACTGAATATGTAATGTTAGGAGTTGATATGCATACATGTATGTTCAAATTGTATTAAATCAAATGGTAAGAACATTTATAGATTTGTATATCATTGCCATTTTGTTACATGATTAAAAGATCATGATTACAAACTTATGCTTATAATATCTATACAAACGTAGTCAAGTAGTGCATAATATTGTTAGTAAAGCTTTAACATGTGAAAATATAATTAGAATATATAGAGAATAATTGGTAGAATTAATCAAAGTTATGCCTAGTATTACAATAGAAGATATACATATCCCAATTTTATATATAATCATAAAAATCTATAATTGAATTTACATATTAATAACAAAAGAGAAGATTAAAAGGAGTTTTAGAAATGTATACAGCAGATTATTTTATTGAAAAACTAAATATGAATTCTCACCCAGAAGGTGGATTTTACAAAGAGACATTTGTTTCCGAACAAACTATTACAGATAATGAATTAGATGTGAGCTTTAAAGGTGTTAGAAAATTATGGTCGAGTATTTACTTTTTATTAAGAAATGGAGAAGTTTCAAATTTTCATAGACTTAAATCTGATGAAATGTGGTATTACCAAGCAGGTTCTCCATTAACAATATATATGATTTCTCCTGAAGGTGAACTTACAGAAGAAAAGCTTGGATTAGATATTGAAAATGGAGAAAAGCCTCAAGTTTTAGTTCGTAAAAACTATATATTTGGCTCTGCCATGAATAATCCAGGATATGCTCTTGTTGGATGTATGGTTTCCCCTGAATTTCAATTTGAAGACTTTGAGTTATTTGAAAGAGAATATCTTTTGAATAAATACCCTCAACATAAAGATGCTATTATTAAATTAACAAGACAGTAACATATAGTATAAAAGTTGGAGACAATATAAAAAATAGTATTATATGTATTTAGGACTATGACAATAGAAGATAATTCTTCAAGCAGTTTTAAAAGAGTCAAGAGAATAAAGTAATGTAAAATACCCTAGGTCTGAAAAACAGACCTAGGGTATTTTTTTAATGAAGAACTTGAAGTTCTCATTCTTTTGAAATGTTACGAAAGATGATGAACCGTAATAAAAAACATAAAATAATTATGGCGAAATGGTATGAAAAGTAATATGATTACATTGAAGAGGAAAAATTTGAAATTTTATGATAAATGATTTAATAGATTTAAGAAAGTAAACATATCTAGGAGGTGATAAAAAAGATATACTATGATGAAAATAGTGAGGAGAAAAGGGGATAAAATAAGTGGATAAAAGTACTAAACATAATAAAATAATTATATTTTCTTTAATAATGATTTTGATTATTTCAATACTAATATCTTTTGCCATTGGAAAATATCCTATTGAGCCTAACCAAGTATGTGGAATATTATTATCAAAAATTAGGAATATAGATAAGTTCTGGACTGATAGCATGGAAACCATATTTTTTAATGTTAGATTACCACGAATAATATTAGCATGTTTGGTAGGAGGGTGTTTAGCCGCGGCAGGTGCATCATATCAATGTATTTTCTTAAATCCTATGGCAGCACCAGATATATTAGGTGCATCTTCAGGGGCTGCATTTGGAGCAGCTTTAGCAATATATCTTTATAAAAGTGGAAGTCAAGTTACGATTAGCGCATTTATTTTCAGTTTAATTACAGTATTTCTAGTATATATGATAAGTCAAAGAACAAAAGGTAATAAGGTATTAGGATTAATTTTATCAGGTATTATGATAAGTTCACTGTTTTCTTCTGCAACATCATTTATTAAACTTGTAGCAGATCCTAATGATCAATTACCAGCCATAACCTATTGGCTAATGGGAAGTTTGTCTGGAACTAAAACTGCAGATGTAAAATTTGCAATTATACCAATGGTAATAGGGATAATACCCTTACTTTGTATTAGCTGGCAAGTAAATATATTAACAGTTGGGGAAGATGAAGCTAGAACAATGGGTATAAACACCAAGCTCATACGATTTATAACAATAATATGTGCAACACTTTTAACTTCTGCTAGTGTAGCAGTAAGTGGCATGATAGGTTGGATTGGTCTTGTGATACCACATTTATCTAGAAAATTAGTTGGAAATAATTTTGTTTATTTATTACCTACATCAATTATCTTTGGAGCGTCATTTTTATTGTTAGTAGATAATGTGTCTAGAAATTTATGGACCAGCGAAATACCTATAGGGATATTAACTTCATTTATTGGCGTGCCATTTTTTATATATTTAATCACAAGAAGGGAGGGTTAATATGCTATTAGAAGTTAAGGATCTTACTTATTCTTACAGAAATATTAAAGTACTGGATAAAGTATCTTTTGCTGTAGAGGATAGTGAATTACTGTGTATTTTGGGACCTAATGGAGCAGGAAAAAGTACAATGTTTAAGTGTATACTTCAATTATTAAAAGATTATAAGGGAGAAATACTATTAGATAATAAAAAGTTAAAGGAGTACAAAATACGAGAATTAGCAAGAAAAGTAGCTTACATACCACAATCTCATAACCCTGTTTTTAGTTACTCTGTTACAGAAATGGTACTTATGGGTACTACATCACAAAACTCACCTCTGTCTAAACCAAGTAAATCACAAATTAATATAGTTGAAGAATCTTTAGAAAAAATAGGGATTTCATATTTAAAAGATAGAAGCTTTGTAAATTTAAGTGGAGGAGAAAGGCAATTAGTATTAATCGCAAGGGCTTTGGCACAAAATGCAAAAATACTTATAATGGACGAGCCAACTTCAGACTTAGATTATGGCAATCAAATTAGAGTGTTAAACATAGTAAAGGAATTAACAAGAGAAGGATATACAATTATACAATCAACACACAATCCAGACCAAGCCTTTTTATATGCAGATAAGGTTTTAGCTTTATATAACCATAAAGTATTATCATTTGGAACACCTAAGTACATAATTAATTCAGGGCTTATTAAAAAACTATACAATGTCGATGTGGAATTAAACAGTTTATACGATGATAAAATCAGAATCTGTATACCAAAAAGTGCAATAATATAATTTTTTAAGGGGGATAAAAATGAAAAGGAAATTATTATCACTATTGTTGGTACTAGCTTTATGTATAACATCTTTAGTTGGATGTTCCTCATCTAATAATGAGAAAGAGAAAGATAGTGCAAAAACAATAAAATTTACTGACTCAGTGGGAAGAGAAGTTGAAATTCCCAAAAATATTACAAAAATAGCTCCATCAGGAAACTTAGCACAAATTGTATTATTTTCAGTAGCACCAGATAAATTGGTTGGATTATCAGGAGAATGGTCAAAAGATTCAAAGGACTATATAAATGAAAAATATACTAAGCTTCCTATATTTGGACAATTTTATGGAAAAGGTGATTTAAATATAGAGGCTCTTGCAGCTGCTAACCCACAATTAATTATCGATATAGGTGAGAAAAAAGATGGTATGGAAGAAGATTTAAATTCTATACAAAAACAAACAGGAATACCTACTATTTTTATAGAGGCTACAACTTCTAATATGTCAGACTGCTATACTACGTTGGGCAAAATATTAAATGTTGAAAATGAAGCTAAAGTATTATCTGATTATTGTAAGACTACTTATAATACAACTGTAGAAACAATGAAAAAAATAGGCGATAAAAATAAAGTAAGCCTTGCTTATTGTTTAGGAGATACAGGAACTAATGTAATAGCAAAAGGTTCTTTTCATGCAGAAATAATAAATCTACTAGCTAATAATGTGGCAGATTTAAAGGAACCATCAAGCAAAGGTAACGGAAATGAAGTTTCATTAGAACAATTATATATTTGGAATCCAGATGTAATAGTATTTGCACCACAAAGTGTATATAGTGATGTAAAAAATGAAAATGAATGGAAAAAATTAAAAGCTATATCCAATGACAAATATTATGAAGTACCAAGTACACCATATAACTGGATGGGATTTCCTCCTTCTGTAAATAGATATATGGGAATGATTTGGCTTTCTGAAACTCTTTATCCTGAAGAATTTAATTATGATTTAAAAGAAAAAACAAAAGAATTTTATAAATTATTCTATCATGCTGATTTAAGCGATGAGCAATATAAAGAATTAAATAAAAATGCTATTAAATAATTTTTTAGGAGAATTAATATATGAGAATGAACTGGAATGATATTACAATAAAGTCCTTTGTGGATGCAAGTGAATATACGGGCTTTCATAAAGAATTAGCTCAGTATATAATGCCTTATATAAAAAGTAGTGGAAGCTTTTGTGATATAGGTTGTGGTCTTGGACTTATTGATATATATCTAAGTAAAGATTTAGAAGATATAACTTGTGTTGATATAAATAAAAATGCAATTAGTTATTTAGAAAAGTCCATATATGATAATAATATAGAAAATATAAAATGTATGGTTAAAGACTATAAAGAAATTGATACAAAATTTCATACTATTTTAATTTCATTTTTTTCTTATGAAGACTTAGAGTACTTTTCTAAAAGATGTGATAGATTAATTGCAATTGTCAACGATAGGTCAACATCTCATATTCCTATATCTATAAAAGTAATGAAAGAAATAAATCAGCATAGCTCAAAAAAATTGAAAAATCTATTAGATGAAAATAAAATAAACTATAAATATATGCCATTAAGTATGGAATTTGGTCAAACATTTATTAATGAGGAAGAAATGGTCAAATATGCAAAGTCCTATGATAATGGGCAAGAGTATGATGCAATTTACAATCATATAGTAAAGAATGTGGTAAAGGGTGATAATGTATCTTATTATCTTCCTTATAAAAAAAATATTTCTATTTTCGTAATAGATTTTAATAAATAATTAGTAGAACTTTAAAACATCAGATAGTTAAATATTCTATCTGATGTTTTTTTAGTAAAAAAATTATTAATATGTAAGTATTAAGTTTATCTTATATATTAATAAGAAATGAAAGTATCACAATTTGTATTGTTATAGTTAATCTGCACACTAGAAGCTGTACAAGTTTCCATACTGTTATATTTACACTTTTTAGCTTTACATTTTATATCTGTAGATGTTGTAAGTGAATTACTTGTGCAGTTCATAAGGTCACTTTTATTTGGGTTGAAAGTTCCACACTTAGTTCCTGTTGAAGTAGCTGCTCCAGAACCTAAAATGTCAATATTTCCAGCATAGCATATTCCTGAATTATTATAAATACAATTGTCAGCATAGCAATTTAATGTCATTGTATTTTCCCTCCATTTATCTTTTTATTATTATTCACAAATATTTGATTTTC
Proteins encoded:
- a CDS encoding ABC transporter permease, coding for MNKLNKLIRSDGFNSAMSSIFAILIGLAFGFIVLLISNPSQAVRGFGIILEGGFSTGAKGIGQVLYFATPLILTGLSVGFAFKTGLFNIGAPGQFIMGAFAAVFVGVKCTFLPAPFHWIVALLAAAIVGGLWALIPGILKAYYNVHEVISTIMMNYIGMYLCNMLVKLYIYDSNKSMSQNCLASADLPKWGLDKVFVNVTGTYKDISTVNGGIIIAIIVAILIYVILNKTIFGYELKACGFNSSASKYAGINEKRNIILSMVIAGALSGLGGGLLYLSGANGRHIKVVDVLAVEGFNGIPVALLALSNPIGIIFSAIFISYLTLGGNYLQTLNFMPEVIDIIIACIIYFSAFALFFRSILPKILKKKDSKKEIIEATEGSEE
- a CDS encoding ABC transporter permease, whose amino-acid sequence is MEILFLIVQQTMFFSIPLLIVALGGVFTERGGVTNIALDGIMIMGAFTSILFINKMQDKMSGQLLLIMAILIAVITGMIFSLLLAYSAINMKADQIIGGTALNMFAPAFAIYAARMIQTNGVQQITFDNSFRIPSVPILGDIPIIGDLFFKNCYITTYIGLAILVIAIIVLYKTKFGLRLRACGEHPQAADSVGISVYKMRYSGVLISGALAGLGGLVFVIPTSTNFNATVSGYGFLALAVMIFGQWKPLRVLFAAFFFGLMKTVASAYSVIPLLSGLNIPSDVYKMIPFIATLIVLAFTSKSSQAPRAVGEPYDKGSR
- a CDS encoding ABC transporter permease; the encoded protein is MRFNDKSIEYEKYLKDVKMRKIKIFVIQIVLLIGFFIVWEALANNNIISTFLFSKPSDIYNLFISYVSSGVLIKHIGISVYETVLGLVIGSTLGIIIAIMLWWSDTLAKILDPFLVVLNALPKTALAPIIIVWVGAGIEGIVVTAVAISIVITILSAYNYFKNMDEEKIKMLKSFGATKSQILFKLILPGNIGNLINLTKINIGMAWVGVIVGEFLVSRYGIGYLIVYGSQVFKLDVVMMGVFVLAVCAWAMYEIVNLIEKFYYYRQRKIKG
- a CDS encoding ABC transporter ATP-binding protein, encoding MEEIIKVTDLCKNFYSKEGELQVLQNIDFSLQQGEILSLLGPSGSGKSTILNILTKLLKPTSGNVVINGTIGYMFQRDHLLEWRSIMDNITIGLEIQKNKDPEAINRVEKLLKTYDLWDFRNMYPKELSGGMRQRVALIRTLSVDPDVLLLDEPFSALDYQTRLLVSDDVYRIIKNENKSAILVTHDISEAIAMGDKVAVLSKRPSSIKSECDIDLGLGESRTPFECRKVPKFQTYFDLLWKELDNNEIQ
- a CDS encoding cupin domain-containing protein, whose amino-acid sequence is MYTADYFIEKLNMNSHPEGGFYKETFVSEQTITDNELDVSFKGVRKLWSSIYFLLRNGEVSNFHRLKSDEMWYYQAGSPLTIYMISPEGELTEEKLGLDIENGEKPQVLVRKNYIFGSAMNNPGYALVGCMVSPEFQFEDFELFEREYLLNKYPQHKDAIIKLTRQ
- a CDS encoding FecCD family ABC transporter permease, whose protein sequence is MDKSTKHNKIIIFSLIMILIISILISFAIGKYPIEPNQVCGILLSKIRNIDKFWTDSMETIFFNVRLPRIILACLVGGCLAAAGASYQCIFLNPMAAPDILGASSGAAFGAALAIYLYKSGSQVTISAFIFSLITVFLVYMISQRTKGNKVLGLILSGIMISSLFSSATSFIKLVADPNDQLPAITYWLMGSLSGTKTADVKFAIIPMVIGIIPLLCISWQVNILTVGEDEARTMGINTKLIRFITIICATLLTSASVAVSGMIGWIGLVIPHLSRKLVGNNFVYLLPTSIIFGASFLLLVDNVSRNLWTSEIPIGILTSFIGVPFFIYLITRREG
- a CDS encoding ABC transporter ATP-binding protein — its product is MLLEVKDLTYSYRNIKVLDKVSFAVEDSELLCILGPNGAGKSTMFKCILQLLKDYKGEILLDNKKLKEYKIRELARKVAYIPQSHNPVFSYSVTEMVLMGTTSQNSPLSKPSKSQINIVEESLEKIGISYLKDRSFVNLSGGERQLVLIARALAQNAKILIMDEPTSDLDYGNQIRVLNIVKELTREGYTIIQSTHNPDQAFLYADKVLALYNHKVLSFGTPKYIINSGLIKKLYNVDVELNSLYDDKIRICIPKSAII
- a CDS encoding ABC transporter substrate-binding protein, which gives rise to MKRKLLSLLLVLALCITSLVGCSSSNNEKEKDSAKTIKFTDSVGREVEIPKNITKIAPSGNLAQIVLFSVAPDKLVGLSGEWSKDSKDYINEKYTKLPIFGQFYGKGDLNIEALAAANPQLIIDIGEKKDGMEEDLNSIQKQTGIPTIFIEATTSNMSDCYTTLGKILNVENEAKVLSDYCKTTYNTTVETMKKIGDKNKVSLAYCLGDTGTNVIAKGSFHAEIINLLANNVADLKEPSSKGNGNEVSLEQLYIWNPDVIVFAPQSVYSDVKNENEWKKLKAISNDKYYEVPSTPYNWMGFPPSVNRYMGMIWLSETLYPEEFNYDLKEKTKEFYKLFYHADLSDEQYKELNKNAIK
- a CDS encoding class I SAM-dependent methyltransferase, with product MRMNWNDITIKSFVDASEYTGFHKELAQYIMPYIKSSGSFCDIGCGLGLIDIYLSKDLEDITCVDINKNAISYLEKSIYDNNIENIKCMVKDYKEIDTKFHTILISFFSYEDLEYFSKRCDRLIAIVNDRSTSHIPISIKVMKEINQHSSKKLKNLLDENKINYKYMPLSMEFGQTFINEEEMVKYAKSYDNGQEYDAIYNHIVKNVVKGDNVSYYLPYKKNISIFVIDFNK
- a CDS encoding DUF1540 domain-containing protein is translated as MTLNCYADNCIYNNSGICYAGNIDILGSGAATSTGTKCGTFNPNKSDLMNCTSNSLTTSTDIKCKAKKCKYNSMETCTASSVQINYNNTNCDTFISY